CAGCCTAAAGAGGGCAATCTCAACGAAATGCCGTGCCAAACTGCAGTAAGCTACACAGGAAAGCTCTTTTCCCCACCTTTTGCCAAAACTCTAAAGCTGGCCGATCCCCCGGTCATGCTCCGAGTCTATGCCTCAAGATGGGAAAGCATGGCATTGGACTTTGGGCCCGCGTGGGGGAGTCACGATGCGGATTGGTCGAAGCTGTGCTGAGTCGATCGTATATTCCTCAACCCCAGCTTTTTTGCCCTTTGGCTCGTCCCCGGATGAGATCATCCTGCACATGGAGAGGCACCCCCACGTCGGCTTGTGCCGTTGCTTGGCTGGTCCTACCCCGGGATTTGGGTGGAGTGGGTTGGGCATGATGGTCGTTTGCGACCGTGTCATCCTACAATAGTCTCTCCCTGCTGGGTGATTGCTTATATAGCGTTCGCTGGGACCCTGAGGTCGGATCCATTTTTATTTCCTACATCGTTTCGTTTATTGCTGCTGTGTTGTTGACAGAGACATCTCATCATGGACGAGGGCAAGATCACCGATCATGAAGTGATGGGCGAGAAGGCAGATATCACCCACGAGGAGGTGGTCCAAGTGACCCAGTTGACGCCCGAGGAGCAAGCCATCGAGAAGAAACTGCGGCGGCGCATTGATTGTTTAATCATGCCGTTGGTCATTCTCGTGTATTTGATGAATTATATTGATCGGTAGGTGGAGTGATCTTTTGCTTGAGCGCTACGACGTGGCAATATGTGTAGACTAACCCAGAGCCTACAGGAATAATTACGCCGCCGCCAAATTGCAAGGTCTAATGGACGACTTGCACATCGATGATCAACAATACCAAACCGGCCTGTCCATTCTCTTCGTCGGTTATATTCTAATGCAGGTTCCGTCGAATCTGCTTCTAAACTACATGGGCAAACCGTCGCTCTATCTCGGCTTTTTCACTACCGCCTGGGGCCTGGTATCGACGTTGACCAGCCAAGTAAAAAGCTATGGGGGTATCGTCGCCTGTCGGTTTATCCTGGGTCTAGTGGAGGCTCCGTTCTTCGCCGGCGTGCTATTTTACCTCTCCAAGTGGTATACGAAGAAAGAGTTGGCCCTGCGCATGAGTATCTTCTACTCCGGCTCCCTGCTGAGCGGCGCCTTTGGTAACCTCATCGCTGCCGGGATCCTGAATGGTCTCCAGGGCCATCGGGGCATTTCCGCTTGGCAATGGCTGTACATTATTGAGGGCGCCATCACCATGGCCGTCGGCTTGACCGTGGCGGTGCTGCTCCCCGACTTCCCCGACACCTGGAAGCTGTTGTCGCCGGAGATGAAGCACGTCGCCAACCGTCGTCTCGCCATCGAAGCGGCCGAGGCCGACGTCGACGAAGCCGGCAAGATGAGCCAGGTCAAGGGCCTGAAGCTGGCCTTCTCGGACATCAAGACCTACGCGCTCGCCCTTGCGTACATGGCCATCACCGGCGCCAGCGGCTTCCAGAACTTCTTCCCCACGCTGACCAAGACGCTGGGCTACACCGAGACCAtctcgctgctgctggtggcGCCGCCCTACATCTTCATGGTGGCGTACAGTCTGGCCCATTCCTACCTGTCGGACCGCTTCGGCAGGCGGTTCTGGTTCTTCGTCTaccccatccccatcacaATCGTCGGGTTTGTCGTCTTCATGACCACCGACGGCTTCGGCCCGCGttacttctccttcttcctcatgatcttcgtcttcgcgCAGAACGGCACCGTCTACTCCTGGATCGCCAACTCCATCCCGCGCCCGCCGGCCAAACGCGCCGCCGCCTACGCCTTCATCAACTCGGTCGGCAACTCGGCCAGTATCTGGACCCCGTATACCTACCGCGACACGGATTATCCGTATTACCGCCCGGCGATGGGGACATGTATCGGTCTCCAGGTCCTGGGGCTGGCCATGGCGGTCTTGATGTATTTCCACCTGCGGAGCTTGAACAAACGGCTGGACCGGttggaggacgaggaggtgACGTTGACGCCGAAGGAACTCGAACGGTTACAGAAGACGGCGGAGATCGAGGGCATCGATATTGCAGCGGCGCGACGCTTGCAAAAGGGGTTCCGATATATGATCTGATGGGGTTTAGTACTGTTTCAAGTGTAGCCAGACGTGTTTTTTCCTTAAGAATCTAATTTTTCGAGTTAATAACTCATATTAATGAACCGTACACGGGGCGTGACGCGGATTAGAAATAACAAGACAACGATGTCAAACCGGTCGAGGTAAGAAGGGGTCATGGATTTCAGGCGACCCAACGCATGCAGTGCAATAAACATTTAATGCTCATATGCCGAGGAGAGAGTGGCCTGGTGTATGCTTGCGACCGTAAAAGCCGCGCGGAACGGTATTCATCTGGACCGATCAGCGTCGCCGTCGGAGAGATCCATTTTTGAGGCATCCGTCTTCTGGTATGGCCCGTTCGGCCCAGATTCGTGGTGTCGATCACAGCAAACAAACAGGGGCGATGTGGAACCTTCCATGCTGCCAATCAAGCCATATTTGCATGAGATCAGGTCCACTTGATGCGGGGATATGAGCTGTTTGAATGCGTGCTCGTGGGACTCTATCCAGATTCACCCCCTTCGTTGAGTTGATCGATTGGTTTGACCAACCTGGAAGACGTGGTACTGCTATACACACACGCCACAGCCGTGGCGATGCAGGCCATAGACGTGTATCGCAGTCGCTGATGTTTATTCGCGAATAGGCAACCATAGAAAGGGTGCATTCCTCTGATAGCCGATGATATCATTGCACCTGAAGGCATCCCTTGCGTGCTCTGTGAGAGGTCTTGTTGTGATGGGTGGAGCATAGCACTCCgatgaggtggaggaggggaaaCCCGGGGAAACGATGATCGACCACGAGCGATGATTCGTTCGACAGGCCACGGACGACTCTGGTCCGGTCTCTTTCCAAACGCTCAGCTGCGGCGATCCGATCCATGGTGAGGGCTTCATCGCCGCTTTGGGCCACGCACAGGTCACGTGGACAGCGGGAACCCGACAGGAGCATCGAGTATATAAACCCCTCGTCTGGACATGTCAAACGGGGATAGTATATCTGGAGCATTGCCGGTCCGTAGATTATCGATCTACAATATCTCTGCCTGATTTAATTGAGTTCAATCGACCTCTTATCGCAATAAACTCATCATGTCCACCCTCATGCAAGCGTCGCGTCCCCTCGCCCGTGCCCGCAGCAAGTCGAACACCATGCGGCCTTTCTCGATTGCCATCCCGGCCAGACTTGCCAACGAGTGGATGCACATGCCCAAGCCGCGCGGGTTCCTCGCGGAGTACGttctgtcttcttttctcctgacccttttttcctttcttctggttGACGTCGGGAGTGACGTCATTGACACCGACGAGATATGCCTCAGCATGGAATGGAATGTGGAATTATGGAGTGAACCAGAGATTGACTAAATTGTCTGCAATAGGAAAGACACCACCCCTCGTCAAGAAAGCCCGTACGGTAAAAAGATGGAGTTCAACTCTCTCCGAAGTGTGCAGCAGACCATGTCGGAACACGGCCACCGTCTCGACCAGCTGGAAAAGTCGATGTAAGTCTGTTTTCTCAGCGGATCTCATGATGATACCCTAGTTACTGACTCAATCCTTCTAGGCAGCAGTTGACTCGCATGCAGGGCGTTTATTAAGATTTGCTAGAACGCGGGTCGTCGCATTGTGTCAGAAATCTGGAGTTTCTATACACCCCACATACCTTTTTACACGGCCATGGAGGCTGTTATACATCAAATGGTCAATCGGAGAGTGTCTTCTCTCATGCAAGTGACCGCCCTTTTACCCCCACCCGATTTGTCGAGCAGGACCTGATAGCGAGGGGGGGAATCATCTGGCATGAGAAATTGTATATACTACTGCTCGTATTGATATCACTGATTTTGCTATTTCACTTGTGTGTCTGTCTTTTGCAATCTAAATATATGATTCGCTTGACAGTTATTTACCATTTAGTATGTTGTATGTTTAATGATGTCGGGCTGCAAGTCAGTATCAATTGACCCAATGGTCAACCATCTCATCACATACCTACATCCCACCAGACTTAGGATGAAATGACCTCAAAATACCCACTCAGAAGATCGATAATTACCACGACTAGTAACAACAAAAGTAGCCGAAAGAAACCAGAGCCACATACCACAAAAGCTAGTAAACAAGCCACCAACAGTCAAAATAAACTATCCAGCCTGCATGTCTTACGTCCATGCGATCAACCACATGGCGACGATCTTATCAAATACCCATGTGCAAAACCTTCACGGTCCGATCCGCTGGTGTCTTAACGCCTCCTGACCAGACCAGAACTCTGTCGGTCTAGAACGGTGACTCATCACTGTCTCGAATGCGAGAAGGAACCTCGTAAACCATGGCGCCACGCTCTTCGGGAGGTTGCGTGGGTTTCAGCCCTCGGCTGCAGGGGTCGGAGTGGGATCTGTCTCCGAAGCTGTGGCTGTCCGCAGCCTTCAGGGAGAATTGTTCTAGAAGATCTTTGATTCTTGGAAGGATTCGTGTGGCTGGGCTGATTCGTGAACTTGTCATGGTGCGATTATTGTATTGTCTTCGGCTCTACAAGGAACCATCAGACAATCACCGAAATGCTCGTGTATTATACTATGAACATAGTCCTCGCGGATTTTATCTGAATACTGTGTGCAAGACTGTGCCAATTGGACAAACACTAATCCGGCTTATTTGGATCGGTCCCCGTCGTATGCGGACCGCAGTGTATCAATCCCCGGACGAAGAGGAGCACTTTCGTCGTTACAGATTTGATCACGAAAAAGTATAACTAACGGAAATAGTCTTAATAAATATCAAGTTCCTGGAACTCGAGAAACCAACGTTGTGTCCGGCGTTTGTCGCCCGAGATTGGTTCATCCAACTCCGATAAAAACCCTAAAGCCCGATCAGTTGCGGTGTATCGGAGTGATCCAAGGCCAGCTACAATTAGACATgctataatataaataccaCGCAGAGTACCCTTGATGTGTTAATGACATATTAATCTAGTGACTCATACTTGTAATCAGCAGCGATAAATAATCTGGTATCCCACCATGCCTCGCACCTGGTTCATCACCGGCTGCTCCTCCGGCTTCGGTCGTCATTTAGCCATCACCGCTGCACAAAACGGCGACAAGGTCGTTGCCACCTCTCGCGATCCATCCAAGCTAGACGACCTTAGATCACTTGGCGTTATCCCGACCAAGCTGGACATTCACAACGAGACAGAAATCCAAGCCGTGATTGACCACGTCGAGTCCACCATCGGACCGATTGACATCCTCGTCAACAACATCGGGTACATCCTCGAAGGTGCCGTCGAGGAATGCAGGTAACTTCCTTCCGTACCACACATTCCTCCCCACAAACCATATACTGAAACCACTAAAGCAACGAAGAAATCACCACCTAATTCGACACAAACCTCTTCTCCCAGATCCGGATCCTCCGCGCAGTCCTGCCATCCATGCGCGCTCGGAAATCCGGTGTGGTGGCCAATTTCGGGTCTATCGGTGGTTGGAACGGAACGCCTGCTGCTGGATTTTACTGTGCTAGTAAAGCGGCGGTTGCGATTTATACGGAGTCACTGGCGGCGGAATTGCTTCCTTTTAATATTGACGTTACGTGCGTTGAGCCGGGGTATTTCCGGACGGATTTCCTCGAGGGGGGTCATAAGATTGTTGCCAGCAAGAGGATTCCCGAGCTGGATGTTAGTACGCGGCAGACGCGCGATGGACTTGCGGCGTATAGTTTGAGGCAGCCGGGGGATCCGGTGAAGGGGGCGCGGGTTCTTTTTGAGGCGTTGACGAGGACGGGGCGTTGTGAGGGTCGACGGTTGCCGGTGAGGTTGGCGTTGGGGAAGGACTCTTTGACTGCTATTGGGCGCAGTTTGAAGAGGGAGCAGGAGATGTTGGAGGGTTGGAGGGAGATTATTGCGTCGACGGATTGCGATGATGTGAGGGGATAGTAGGTCCCTTGCGTTGAATTGGCGCGGTGTACTTTTGATATAC
This Aspergillus flavus chromosome 1, complete sequence DNA region includes the following protein-coding sequences:
- a CDS encoding dehydrogenase with different specificitie; the encoded protein is MPRTWFITGCSSGFGRHLAITAAQNGDKVVATSRDPSKLDDLRSLGVIPTKLDIHNETEIQAVIDHVESTIGPIDILVNNIGYILEGAIRILRAVLPSMRARKSGVVANFGSIGGWNGTPAAGFYCASKAAVAIYTESLAAELLPFNIDVTCVEPGYFRTDFLEGGHKIVASKRIPELDVSTRQTRDGLAAYSLRQPGDPVKGARVLFEALTRTGRCEGRRLPVRLALGKDSLTAIGRSLKREQEMLEGWREIIASTDCDDVRG
- a CDS encoding major facilitator superfamily domain-containing protein gives rise to the protein MDEGKITDHEVMGEKADITHEEVVQVTQLTPEEQAIEKKLRRRIDCLIMPLVILVYLMNYIDRNNYAAAKLQGLMDDLHIDDQQYQTGLSILFVGYILMQVPSNLLLNYMGKPSLYLGFFTTAWGLVSTLTSQVKSYGGIVACRFILGLVEAPFFAGVLFYLSKWYTKKELALRMSIFYSGSLLSGAFGNLIAAGILNGLQGHRGISAWQWLYIIEGAITMAVGLTVAVLLPDFPDTWKLLSPEMKHVANRRLAIEAAEADVDEAGKMSQVKGLKLAFSDIKTYALALAYMAITGASGFQNFFPTLTKTLGYTETISLLLVAPPYIFMVAYSLAHSYLSDRFGRRFWFFVYPIPITIVGFVVFMTTDGFGPRYFSFFLMIFVFAQNGTVYSWIANSIPRPPAKRAAAYAFINSVGNSASIWTPYTYRDTDYPYYRPAMGTCIGLQVLGLAMAVLMYFHLRSLNKRLDRLEDEEVTLTPKELERLQKTAEIEGIDIAAARRLQKGFRYMI